CCGCAGTCGGATGGGTGGGTTTTATGAAAGCAGACATCTGTCCCCCCTCCCGGCCTCGCAAATCTGCCAGGCACAAACGTCTGTACCAATGAGCTTAGCGTCAAAAGTCCCAGGGCAGTaacctttccctgctcctgctcccctccttCACCggcagcagccagagcctccCGCCAGCCAGGGGCTTTAGCGTGATCCCCACGGCCCATCTGTCCATCCCACACATATTAACAgccactgccctgctgctgggtttGTAACTCGTGTTTTCTCGCAGAGCAAGCAAGAGAGAATAAATAACAGTGGCGATCCGCAGCAGTGAGACCTCTCGACAAGAAACACAGAGCCGGCACTTCCAGAGGACTTCCCACCTTTCCGCAGTTTTCCCGCAGAGGGGAGACACGCAGCAGGGTCCTGTACAGCGTGTCGGGGGCTCTCTGAGCCCGCCAGCATCGCAGCTGAGCTGCACATCCAGCAGCGCTTCTCTCCCTCACCCAGCAGACCCTTCCCGCTCCCCGCACTTGTCCCACGGCTCCGTTACCTGCCCGGCACCGCCCTGccgccccagccctgcaggtcAGTGCATGGGGAGGCACtgctggtgtccccagccctggcagtagCCCAGCTGCCAGGGGACAGCCCCGGCCAGGGGCTCTTGCAGGCTGCCCGTGAGTCGCTGCTGGCCGGCGCCGCGGAGCGCGGGGTGCGGGATCCCGCCGGAGCAACAGGCGGGGCTGGGCACGGGGCGATTCTCCTTCGGGCTCTCGTAGTGATGGAGCCGCCTCTGAGGGGAAAACGCAGCGCAGAGAGGGGACGGAGGGCACCGTGTCCCTGCAGAAACgggctcccagggcagctgggggCGGCTGACCTTCACCCCCGACTCCTGCGCAGGGACCCCGGCCCGGGCGCGGCACTCGGAGTGGgcacagggccagcagcaccCGGCGCCGTGCAGGGACAGCGACAGAGCCGTGATCCTGTTGATGGCTCGCCGGAGGGTTGCGATTTTAGAAAGCCTTTTGCCACCGAGGTCGTGCTTGAGGGCCAGCCGCAGGGCGTTGAAGGCTTGGTTGTAGTCCAGAATCCTCTTACGCTCTCTGACGTTGGCAGCCATCCTCCTGGCCTTGGAGCGCACCGgcctgctcctcttcctcaccttcATCCCTTCCGTGTCCCCTGGGCTGGCGTCTCCTTCCGTGCCTTGGGAGACCCACAAACCCTGCCTGTAGCACGCCTGGGATGCGTCCCTcgcttccagctcctcctcggAGCTGTCGGGCTCTGGCGCCCCTTTCCCCACGGCTGCTCCGGCCATGGCAGCGGCGAGGGGGAGcgggagaggagctgctgtgatCCTGCCTCCTGGGAGGTGTGGGTGACACTCCTCCAGGGACAGGCAGCCGCCTCTAAAAACCTTCAGCAGGGCTCGTCACGTGGCTGCCCCGACCCTCCTCACCTGCCGCAGGtgaggcacagggagagagccctgcctgccccctgCTCTGAGCGTGAGGCACCAGTGCTGGGGTGCCCAGAGCTTCTGGTGGGATGCTCACAGGCCCCTGAGAAAAGCACCTCCATCAAGCACACGTTGTTTTAGTGTCTGCTGAGAATCTGGGCACTGCAGGAGTTCCCTCACgctgctctgccctctcctctGCTGGGCAGGCTGGTGGCTTTACCCTGGGACAGGTCATCCCAGGGCTCTCCCTGGTGCCCTGTGGGGCATCACCACCCTGGCTCTTCCTTCCCCCTGCTCACGGGTCCTGAGCACTGCTGTTATTTCTCAGCTAAGGGAAACTGAAGCACGAAATGGTGCCATTACTGAGGAAAGCAGCAAGTCTTGTGCTTGGGTACAGGAGAAGACCCAGTCCTGGTGAGCTGAGAGCATccgtggggacagggggaggtAGGGCCTGAGCAGGAGCAGACCCCTGCAGGAATGTGCAGTGCTTGGCACGCCTCTGCCCTGCGGAGCAGGAAGCAAGAATGTGGCAGGGGGGATCGGGGCAGGTGATAAAAGAGCTAAAGTGCTACCTGCCTCCAGAGCcttcctgtcccttcccagcagcctgggggcAGAGCTGTCTGGGCCGGCGCTCCCGGGCCTGCCCGGCACTTAACTTGGGGAAGACGGTGCTGAAAGCAGCTCCTTGTTTCCTGCATCCCCGAGCTGGTGGGATGAGGGGCTGGCCAGGTGCAGCAGGTCCGgaggccatgggcagggccaggtCCCCAACCTCCGAGCAGTGGGGGACAGCCACGTGTGTTTGCGCATCATCTCATTAGCGAGCAGTTGCTAAATGCCTTCCTGTGCAAGGAGTAAGGCTTTGAAAAATGGCCCAGGAGTGGTTCTGACAaattgttggggtgtctggtgcaaaagcagagccctgggagaaCATGCCCCTCCCTCCTTGATCCATCCCTTCCTATCTGATCATCCCAGCTCTTGTTTGATCAATAGCCACAATTAGTGGGGGGCTATTTGTCTATTgcccttctcctctcctggctCTTTGAAGCTGGAGCTAATTTAGgtgcctctgctccaggaacCCAATAAATCAGGAGCCAGGGCCTCGGGGACAGGGGAGGATGAGGCAGCAGGACTTCAAAGGCAGGTGAAGCTTGCAAATATCTTTGAGCACTCACCTGTGCTCACTATGACCCCCTTGTTCTCCCCAGCATCCCTCTCACCTCCCAGTCTTTCTCTGCCAGGAATGGAGGCTCCCAACCACTGATTTACCCAGCAAGCTCATCTCGGGAGCCAGGGTGGTTTTGGAACGCTTGAATGCCAACAGGACATAGATGTCAGACCCACCTAGAGATGTGCCTGTCTAAACCCAGCTAAGCAGGACAGATCCCTGCCACGGGGGTGTttttgctggtgctggaggTCAGGAGGTGCAGACCAGAGCAGACACGGGGGTGGCTGAGCTGGGCACAAAGCCAGTCCCAGCTGGGTGgtgcctgggcaggggcagcagtCCCAaagctgtccccatcccacccacagcccctgggagATCCTTGGGAAGCACTGCCAGGGCTTCTGGGAatctgggcagccctggctgcagggatgcagccccagctctcgGAAGCGGGCAAGGCCAGACCATAAATCATGGGGCATCTGATGCCACCTGCCACCTGTAATTAGCACATCCCGCTGGGCCATCCCCACCTCGTCCTGGGCGCTTCCGACCTAGGTGCCCATTACAGGTTGGGAGGTCAGCAGGAACGCCCACCCAGGCCCTGCTCCCCGGTCCCTGCTGATTTATCACCGTGTGCTGGAGAGATTTATGGGCTGAGATGGGGAGCCAGAAACGCATTGTGAGGCTCTGCTGGGCCCGTCTGCCTGACAGATGATGAAAGAGCCGTAATTATCTGTCGCCACACATATATCAGGCCATTCATGGCACTCCCCAGCCTCCAAGGAGGGCTTTGGCCCTCGGGGACTCCCCACCTCCCAGCCTGTGTCACTCTggactgcagcactgctgagtgctGGGTACCTGCCTGTTGTCA
Above is a genomic segment from Vidua chalybeata isolate OUT-0048 chromosome 20, bVidCha1 merged haplotype, whole genome shotgun sequence containing:
- the BHLHA9 gene encoding class A basic helix-loop-helix protein 9, with protein sequence MAGAAVGKGAPEPDSSEEELEARDASQACYRQGLWVSQGTEGDASPGDTEGMKVRKRSRPVRSKARRMAANVRERKRILDYNQAFNALRLALKHDLGGKRLSKIATLRRAINRITALSLSLHGAGCCWPCAHSECRARAGVPAQESGVKVSRPQLPWEPVSAGTRCPPSPLCAAFSPQRRLHHYESPKENRPVPSPACCSGGIPHPALRGAGQQRLTGSLQEPLAGAVPWQLGYCQGWGHQQCLPMH